The Plasmodium knowlesi strain H genome assembly, chromosome: 4 genome window below encodes:
- a CDS encoding palmitoyltransferase DHHC12, putative — MIHSIRGRVEWIFHTFCRLFQALYLFYLLSGCLIIHMESYVILEQYCPVGYDRIFSVFLFVSGAVSFLACSLSDPGKISHTSLDKHLKFYPYDQVIFHQNNKCSTCRILKPARSKHCKYCLSCISRYDHHCFLLNNCIGGYNSIYYFVFICTNAAIAFHSFYITFRCLYNIIKYENLLKATFIHKETNEEMPNSYVTIVRYLFSKCSPTFSVFVVSLVSASLLALLFSHEIYFNFFVNITNNEKKKYVSLKDCTPVNKQFYNKGFIRNVQDVLFYKKNVEDFFKKNS; from the exons ATGATTCATTCCATAAGAGGGCGCGTGGAATGGATTTTTCACACCTTCTGTCGCCTTTttcaa GCCCTGTACCTTTTCTACCTCCTGAGTGGTTGTCTAATAATCCATATGGAGT CATATGTTATTTTGGAGCAGTACTGTCCCGTGGGATACGATAG aattttttccgtttttcttttcgtaaGTGGCGCTGTATCTTTTCTTGCATGCTCCCTAAGCGACCCCG GCAAAATATCCCATACCTCCCTGGATAAACACCTGAAATTTTACCCTTACGACCAAGTCATTTTTCACCAAAACAATAAATGCAGCACTTGTCGGATATTGAA acCTGCGCGCAGTAAACACTGTAAATATTGCTTGTCATGTATATCTCGCTACGACCACCACTGCTTTCTGTTGAACAATTGTATTGGAGGATATAACagcatttattattttgtcttCATTTGCACGAATGCTGCAATTGCATTTCATTCCTTCTACATAA CTTTTCGCTGTCTTTATAACATTATCAAATATGAAAACCTTCTGAAAG CGACGTTTATACACAAGGAGACCAACGAGGAAATGCCCAATTCCTACGTAACGATTGTTCGG TACCTATTTTCCAAATGCAGCCCCACCTTCTCCGTGTTTGTGGTATCCCTTGTTAGCGCCTCCCTTTTAgcgctccttttttctcatgaAATTTATTTCAACTTCTTCGTGAATATCACAaacaatgagaaaaaaaagtacgtcAGTTTGAAGGACTGTACTCCTGTGAACAAGCAATTTTACAACAAAG GGTTCATAAGAAACGTGCAAGACGTGttgttttacaaaaaaaacgtggaggacttttttaaaaaaaattcataa
- a CDS encoding repetitive organellar protein, putative produces MVFKFKKKKKEENSDKLSKLSQNNEGNANEEEEKKDHKSNSWYKKIIDNAIITKSKHDDKDEEQDRESEGNDSGAMERNKDYGLEEQLKETLKSITSLSTKIVNYETKIEDLEKELKIEKDKQIDKAYEKELKEKENFIKQKIGMLNEKENLLKEKELDINMREEKINDREMFISKKEDKLNDMQEEYLEKNKEKEKLHFEIADIKVSLEKLKYEVKDKKECLENVSNKVILKENTLRELKEFIREKNEMIESLNEKITEKEKIYEQLGKDVEEKRKIIELLDVKANEKEKYFEEKIKQLEKEQNVLVQKLNDVKLREKEVETRENDFLHMEDELNDLRSSLSKNDCQLKIYKLEIKDLSSALVEKEREILDLKNTYDGEICLLKDQIKEKEKEISKCSFSNGDVDAEDKPHIQVENAEKVNAEEELGENNSSLTDLLKIKERELNEMKEKYTTEIDTLNSQLNERRKEFVEIKNSHINEINNLNDEIEESKGKLAELKSGYEMEINKLRVEMNAVHEEKYQLSNEKQTLSGEINKLNEEKESLASEKEGLNNKVITLSSEIATLNMEKQGLQGEINTLNDLIHTLKNEINSSDNLINTLKEQMNAINEEKEGKEKLITEMENNYKNEINVLKEKLKDTDNQVSKSMREELDHLKCVLGEKEKEHKQMKEDYDKKIKQYDEELKSKQEYFEKELNDIRIESHEKEQILILKNDELKELKLKTEEKYLKLYDDKINLLRNICSKVRVPYSDGVQVDELLEKVGDYISQMNERADEMESMMHSEGQEIGEGKNESVMSAQPVDMANRPTDKTELEALQKELENVEEKHREEVTQMKNDLAMKEKTIEESNNTIAQLTERVKSLSDTISFYKVNNSEEKVNSYMDEINSLNLTLSAIKSKNEQEQLEKQNEIARLSEELSEYKRLAEEQYRKTINGKERRESKTEDERSDYSYKEQISESDVEGGGNLKSFLHFPLLKIKGKKRKVSRTEKEIQTEFKQNESENEKNEKAPTADKHEVDEYKKEVEQMEKIIEDLNEKICSLTNEVMDLKNVKNELDERNSTLAKVGEEAERQRQKLEMLSAKLGDADEEIAKLNEEVEKLKREEAQSREVAEKWKEELEMCKEEAAKWRANAETWKKETDQLRSSADQMNAELYSKQNKYMLKLNENIGVIQKLKDSIHSSEKEKENYVSEIKELRNQFEMLKSKHDVLSKDYSALSKDYSALNKDYDALNKDYDALNKDYDALNNDYDALNRAHKELEGKKCNSPPSVDGHTRDGENKLSITNENSEMDQAEEVNDNPGGVPKRDDSTLVVNEYIKEIAHLKEEINRLSLLYSNEMNEKNSSDIRIKELCNQLKELELRDKESEEKIASLTKMNEKMKAKNEKLKSGKWLSRKDHVSNEQASIAEEEEKVSPLDVHDKKNQVSQHVNTLEDDKYRMMEIIDECNSETGGQITGSYLYTKNVENLHAINGVKKEDVQVVEKNVITVVCLILSEMLSLLFLNDQLVKNFEQINKNMWKLIYMPEPIKALLLKYFCFMNKLRNYAKKIQGKVDNHREGDNQRDGDNQRYDDSWFLFQNYLESSSSMKRDMVYFILEEKKNELAELDEHYFSGLKKGGALSGGKISDILNFSKDEMRLKTIAQLRRDLNFEKKSKILLSRDYQLLLYKYQECVRKLKRVKNMIRQLNLNDSSNRGNFALNKELDKYSDISNEKTFNVEGDDDDNTHGNNKNGALHDHHHNNSNNYNYNSSTKLESPKNVLMNEVINLRKTQNAKRNNLPNWGYQNMGGGKCHEEASHGIRALVNGPKIISQNNFAHTNRLNNAPKISVHLDDMKKMKNIFNEFVDCTRDITFVHRSPFC; encoded by the coding sequence ATGGTATTTAaatttaagaagaaaaagaaggaagaaaactcGGACAAGTTAAGCAAGCTGTCCCAAAACAATGAAGGAAATGccaatgaggaggaagaaaagaaagatcACAAAAGTAACTCTTGGTACAAGAAAATTATCGACAATGCAATTATAACCAAGAGCAAGCATGACGATAAGGATGAAGAGCAGGATAgggaaagtgaaggaaatgaCAGCGGTGCgatggaaaggaataaagattATGGATTGGAAGAACAGTTGAAGGAAACTCTAAAATCCATTACATCCTTGTCGACGAAAATTGTGAACTACGAAACGAAGATTGAAGACTTAgagaaagaattaaaaatagaaaaagataAACAGATCGATAAGGCATACGAAAAAgagttgaaagaaaaagagaattttattaaacaaaaaattggcatgctaaatgagaaggaaaatctactaaaagaaaaggagttGGATATAAACatgagagaagaaaaaattaatgacaGAGAAATGTTCAtttcgaaaaaggaagacaaacTGAATGATATGCAGGAGGAgtacttggaaaaaaataaagaaaaagaaaaactccaTTTTGAAATTGCAGACATTAAAGTTTCGCTAGAAAAACTAAAGTACGAAgttaaggacaaaaaggagtGTCTAGAAAATGTAAGCAATAAGGtaattttaaaggaaaatacactGAGGGAGCTAAAAGAATTTATaagggaaaagaacgaaatgaTAGAATCTCTTaacgaaaaaataacagagaaggagaaaatatatgaacagttaGGGAAggatgtggaagaaaaaagaaaaataatcgaACTGCTGGACGTCAAggcaaatgaaaaggaaaaatatttcgaagaaaaaattaaacagctagaaaaggaacaaaatgtgCTTGTTCAAAAGTTAAATGATGTTAAATTgagagaaaaggaagtggaGACAAGAGAAAACGATTTTCTGCACATGGAAGATGAGTTGAACGATCTTCGCAGTAGTTTGTCGAAGAATGATTGCCAACTGAAGATCTACAaattagaaataaaagatTTGAGCAGCGCCCTTGTGGAGAAGGAGAGAGAAATATTGGACTTAAAAAATACGTACGATGGAGAAATTTGCTTGTTAAAGGAtcagataaaggaaaaggaaaaagaaatatccaAATGTAGTTTCTCCAATGGTGATGTGGATGCAGAGGATAAGCCCCACATTCAAGTtgaaaatgcagaaaaggtGAACGCGGAAGAGGAATTGGGGGAGAATAACAGTAGCCTCACcgatttgttaaaaattaaagaaagaGAGCTCaacgaaatgaaagaaaagtacACTACCGAGATAGACACACTAAATAGCCAGctgaatgaaagaaggaaggaatttgTGGAGATAAAAAATAGCCATATCAACGAAATAAACAATCTGAATGATGAAATTGAGGAGAGCAAAGGCAAATTGGCAGAACTGAAAAGTGGCTACGAAATGGAGATAAACAAACTGCGGGTCGAAATGAATGCAGTACATGAGGAGAAGTATCAATTGAGCAATGAAAAACAAACACTCAGTGGAGAGATAAACAAGCtgaatgaagagaaggaatccTTGGCAAGCGAGAAGGAGGGACTAAATAACAAAGTAATCACGCTGAGTAGCGAAATAGCAACGTTAAATATGGAAAAGCAGGGACTCCAAGGAGAAATAAACACACTGAACGATCTGATTCACACTTTgaagaatgaaataaattcaTCAGATAACTTGATTAACACACTGAAAGAGCAAATGAACGCTATCaacgaagaaaaggaagggaaggaaaaactcatTACAGAGAtggaaaataattacaaaaatgaaataaacgtgttgaaggaaaaattaaaagataCAGACAATCAAGTGAGCAAAAGTATGAGAGAGGAGTTGGACCACCTGAAATGCGTCCttggtgaaaaggaaaaggaacacaaacaaatgaaggaagactatgacaaaaaaataaaacagtatGATGAAGAATTGAAATCAAAGCaagaatattttgaaaaagaacTAAATGACATACGAATCGAATCACacgaaaaagaacaaattttaattttaaaaaatgacgaaTTGAAGGAATTGAAATTGAAGACAGAAGAAAAGTACCTCAAGCTGTATgatgacaaaataaatctcCTCAGGAATATCTGCTCTAAAGTGAGGGTCCCGTACAGCGATGGGGTTCAGGTGGATGAGCTTCTCGAGAAGGTGGGCGACTACATAAGTCAGATGAATGAACGGGCGGACGAAATGGAGAGCATGATGCATAGTGAAGGGCAGGAGATTGGGGAGGGCAAGAATGAATCGGTTATGAGCGCCCAACCGGTCGATATGGCTAATAGGCCCACTGACAAGACGGAGCTGGAAGCTCTACAGAAGGAACtagaaaatgtagaagagaAGCACAGGGAGGAGGTAACCCAAATGAAGAACGATTTGgcgatgaaagaaaaaacgatAGAAGAGTCGAACAACACAATCGCCCAGTTGACTGAAAGGGTAAAAAGCCTGAGTGATACCATATCGTTTTATAAGGTAAATAATTCGGAGGAAAAAGTTAATTCCTACATGGACGAAATTAACAGCTTGAATTTGACGCTTAGCGCGATAAAGTCTAAGAATGAGCAGGAGCAGCTGGAGAAGCAAAACGAAATTGCGAGACTGTCAGAAGAGCTCAGCGAGTATAAGCGACTTGCAGAAGAGCAATACAGAAAAACGATCAATGGGAAGGAGAGAAGGGAATCAAAGACAGAAGACGAAAGAAGTGACTACTCCTACAAGGAACAAATCTCAGAGTCGGAtgtggaagggggggggaatttaaaatcctttttacactttccccttctcaaaataaaagggaaaaaaagaaaggtcTCTAGAACTGAGAAGGAAATACAGACGGAGTTCAAGCAAAACGAGTCAGAGAATGAGAAGAATGAGAAGGCACCTACAGCAGATAAGCATGAGGTGGACgaatacaaaaaggaagtggAGCAAATGGAGAAGATTATTGAGGActtgaatgaaaaaatatgctcCCTGACGAATGAGGTTATGGatttgaaaaatgtgaagaatgAGCTGGATGAGCGGAATAGCACCTTGGCGAAGGTGGGCGAGGAGGCGGAAAGGCAAAGGCAGAAGTTGGAAATGCTGAGCGCCAAACTGGGGGATGCAGATGAAGAAATCGCAAAGCTGAACGAAGAGGTGGAGAAGctgaaaagggaagaggcACAATCGAGGGAGGTAGCCGAGAAGTGGAAAGAGGAACTGGAGATGTGCAAAGAGGAAGCAGCCAAGTGGAGAGCGAACGCCGAGACTTGGAAGAAGGAAACTGACCAACTGAGGAGCAGCGCGGATCAAATGAACGCAGAATTATActcaaaacaaaataagtacATGTTGAAGTTAAACGAAAATATAGGAGTTAtacaaaaattgaaagacTCAATTCATTCaagtgagaaggaaaaggaaaattacgtTAGCGAGATAAAGGAGTTGAGAAACCAATTCGAAATGTTAAAATCGAAGCATGATGTGTTGAGCAAAGATTACAGTGCGCTGAGCAAAGATTACAGTGCGTTGAACAAAGATTACGATGCGTTGAACAAAGATTACGATGCGTTGAACAAAGATTACGATGCGTTGAACAATGATTACGATGCGTTAAATAGGGCGCATAAGGAATTGGAGGGAAAGAAGTGCAACAGCCCCCCAAGTGTTGATGGTCACACCCgtgatggagaaaataaattaagcaTCACAAATGAGAATTCCGAAATGGACCAAGCGGAGGAGGTGAATGACAACCCAGGAGGTGTTCCCAAGAGGGACGACTCCACATTGGTAGTGAACGAgtatataaaagaaatagcgcacctgaaggaagaaataaacagATTAAGCCTACTCTATAGCAacgaaatgaatgaaaaaaatagttcTGACATAAGGATCAAAGAGCTGTGTAACCAGTTAAAGGAACTTGAATTGAGGGATAAAGaaagtgaggaaaaaattgcttcactaaccaaaatgaatgagaaaatgaaagcgaaaaatgaaaaattgaaatcgGGAAAATGGTTATCTAGGAAGGATCATGTATCGAATGAACAGGCGAGTATcgcagaggaggaagaaaaagtgtcTCCACTCGATGTGCATGATAAGAAGAATCAGGTGTCACAACATGTGAATACATTGGAAGATGACAAATACCGCATGATGGAAATAATTGATGAATGTAACTCCGAGACAGGAGGCCAAATAACTGGATCCTACTTGTACActaaaaatgtggaaaactTACATGCAATAAATggagtaaaaaaggaagatgtaCAGGTGGTTGAGAAAAATGTAATCACAGTTGTTTGTCTAATTCTAAGCGAAATGTTAAGTCTCCTATTTTTAAACGATCAATTGGTTAAAAACTTTGAACAGATAAACAAGAATATGTGGAAGCTTATATACATGCCCGAGCCGATTAAAGCTCTActtttgaaatatttttgttttatgaaTAAGTTAAGGAATTATGCTAAAAAGATACAAGGAAAAGTGGATAACCATAGGGAGGGTGATAATCAAAGAGACGGTGATAATCAAAGGTATGATGATTCGTGGTTCCTTTTTCAAAACTATTTGGAGTCGTCAAGTAGTATGAAGAGAGACATGGTTTACTTCATtttggaagaaaagaaaaatgaactagCCGAGCTGGATGAACATTATTTTAGTGGactgaaaaaaggaggggcaCTAAGCGGAGGAAAAATCTCAGACATACTAAACTTTTCAAAGGACGAAATGAGATTAAAGACTATAGCACAGTTAAGGAGAGATctaaattttgaaaagaaatCCAAAATATTGCTAAGTAGGGATTATCAATTGCTACTTTATAAGTACCAAGAATGCGTGAGGAAATTGAAGAGAGTAAAGAATATGATAAGGCAGTTAAATTTGAACGATTCTTCAAATAGAGGCAATTTTGCTTTAAACAAAGAACTGGACAAATATTCCGATATCAGTAATGAAAAAACTTTTAACGTAGAAggggatgatgatgacaatACGcatggaaataataaaaacggTGCATTGCATGATCATCAccataataatagtaataattataattataataGTAGCACAAAATTGGAGAGTccaaaaaatgttttaatgAATGAGGTAATTAATTTGAGGAAGACACAAAATGCGAAGAGAAATAATTTGCCAAATTGGGGTTATCAAAATATGGGAGGCGGCAAATGTCACGAAGAAGCTTCTCATGGAATAAGGGCATTGGTAAATGGTCCCAAAATAATCAGCCAAAATAACTTTGCACACACGAACAGGTTGAACAATGCGCCAAAAATTAGTGTCCACCTGGAcgacatgaaaaaaatgaaaaatatttttaacgaATTTGTTGACTGCACAAGGGACATAACATTTGTACACAGGAGTCCCTTCTGCTAA